In Streptomyces seoulensis, the following are encoded in one genomic region:
- a CDS encoding aminotransferase class I/II-fold pyridoxal phosphate-dependent enzyme, which translates to MLGEYPIQGRGAAEIAASVEHAVGSGELLPGQSLPPMRELAARLDVNPNTVAAAYRTLRERGVIETAGRRGSRVRPKPATTGRDELRLDVPEGARDLSTGNPDPALLPALGPAFAEAAARADRAPALYGDDPADPDLVRAARSALDADGVPAGPLTLTSGSLDAIERVLAAHLRPGDAVAVEDPGWGSVLDLIPALGLRPVPVGVDDEGPLPAELDAALRAGARALLVTTRAQNPTGASVSAGRARELRAVLREHPGTVLIEDDHGHGFVDLPAHPLAGATPHWAFVRSVSKTYGPDLRLAVLAGDTRTVDLVRGRQRLGPGWVSHLLQRAVARLWADSAVGPEAAASYSTRRGRLLDALAERGVTACGRSGMNVWVPVPDETGAVARLLQSGWAVAPGARFRLDSPPAIRITVSPLAEADIAPLADAVAAAVRPSLARSYG; encoded by the coding sequence GTGCTAGGAGAGTATCCGATTCAGGGGCGTGGCGCAGCGGAGATCGCGGCCAGCGTCGAACACGCGGTCGGCTCGGGCGAGCTGCTGCCGGGGCAATCGCTGCCGCCCATGCGGGAGTTGGCGGCCCGGCTCGACGTCAATCCCAATACGGTCGCGGCCGCCTACCGCACCCTGCGCGAGCGCGGGGTGATCGAGACCGCCGGCCGCCGGGGCAGCAGGGTCCGCCCCAAGCCCGCCACCACCGGCCGCGACGAACTGCGTCTCGACGTGCCCGAGGGCGCGCGCGACCTGTCCACCGGCAACCCCGACCCGGCGCTGCTCCCCGCCCTCGGCCCGGCGTTCGCGGAAGCCGCCGCCCGCGCGGACCGCGCCCCGGCGCTCTACGGCGACGACCCGGCCGACCCGGACCTCGTCCGCGCCGCCCGCTCCGCGCTGGACGCGGACGGCGTCCCCGCCGGGCCGCTCACCCTCACCTCGGGCTCGCTCGACGCCATCGAGCGTGTCCTCGCCGCGCATCTGCGCCCCGGCGACGCGGTCGCCGTGGAGGACCCCGGCTGGGGGAGCGTGCTGGACCTGATCCCGGCGCTCGGGCTGCGGCCCGTCCCCGTCGGCGTGGACGACGAGGGCCCGCTGCCCGCCGAGCTGGACGCCGCCCTGCGCGCCGGTGCCCGCGCGCTGCTCGTCACCACCCGCGCCCAGAACCCCACCGGCGCCTCGGTGAGCGCCGGCCGCGCCCGTGAACTGCGTGCCGTGCTGCGCGAGCACCCCGGCACCGTGCTGATCGAGGACGACCACGGCCACGGCTTCGTCGACCTCCCGGCCCACCCCCTGGCGGGCGCCACCCCGCACTGGGCCTTCGTCCGCTCCGTCTCCAAGACCTACGGCCCCGACCTCCGGCTCGCCGTCCTCGCCGGGGACACCCGCACCGTCGACCTGGTGCGCGGACGCCAGCGGCTCGGTCCCGGCTGGGTGAGCCATCTGCTCCAGCGCGCCGTGGCCCGCCTCTGGGCCGACAGCGCGGTGGGCCCCGAGGCGGCCGCGTCCTACAGCACGCGCCGTGGGCGGCTGCTCGACGCCCTCGCCGAGCGCGGCGTCACGGCCTGCGGCCGCAGCGGCATGAACGTCTGGGTCCCGGTCCCCGACGAGACCGGCGCCGTCGCCCGCCTCCTCCAGTCCGGCTGGGCCGTGGCCCCCGGCGCCCGCTTCCGCCTGGACTCCCCGCCCGCGATCCGCATCACAGTCTCCCCGTTGGCCGAGGCGGACATCGCCCCGCTGGCCGACGCGGTGGCGGCGGCGGTACGGCCCTCTCTGGCGCGGTCGTACGGGTAG
- a CDS encoding pyridoxamine 5'-phosphate oxidase family protein yields the protein MQGTGQAAPQADYAPTDRTVPTRAPQRASYDRETVHAILDEGYLCHLGFVRDGAPVVLPTLYGRVGERLYVHGSTGSRPLRMTGAADPGLPVCLTVTHVDGLVLARSAFHHSINYRSVVVHGVAHEVTDPEERRVALDAIVDQVVPGRSADSRPANRKELAATAVIRLDLEEVSAKARTGGVGDEPEDLTLPYWAGVVPVQKTYAAPLADPDLAPGTELPGYLTELTK from the coding sequence ATGCAGGGCACCGGACAGGCAGCGCCGCAGGCCGACTACGCACCGACCGACCGCACCGTGCCCACCAGGGCCCCGCAGCGGGCGTCGTACGACCGGGAAACGGTGCACGCGATCCTCGACGAGGGCTACCTCTGCCACCTCGGCTTCGTCCGCGACGGCGCCCCCGTGGTGCTGCCCACGCTGTACGGCCGGGTCGGCGAGCGGCTGTACGTGCACGGGTCGACGGGGTCGCGCCCGCTGCGGATGACCGGCGCCGCCGATCCGGGGCTCCCGGTGTGCCTGACGGTCACCCATGTCGACGGGCTGGTGCTGGCCCGCTCCGCCTTCCACCACTCGATCAACTACCGCTCGGTGGTGGTGCACGGCGTAGCCCACGAGGTCACCGACCCCGAGGAACGCCGGGTCGCGCTGGACGCCATAGTGGATCAGGTGGTGCCGGGCCGCTCGGCCGACTCCCGCCCCGCCAACCGCAAGGAACTGGCGGCGACCGCCGTGATCCGGCTGGACCTGGAGGAGGTCTCGGCCAAGGCCCGCACCGGCGGCGTCGGCGACGAGCCGGAGGACCTCACCCTGCCGTACTGGGCCGGAGTCGTCCCCGTACAGAAGACCTACGCGGCCCCGCTCGCCGACCCCGACCTGGCACCCGGCACCGAACTGCCGGGCTACCTCACCGAGTTGACGAAGTGA
- a CDS encoding EamA family transporter, with translation MRTSGNSGSGRSAGLGLALVSALAFGGSGVAAKPLIEAGLDPLHVVWLRATGAALVMLPLAVRHRALLRHRPALLAGFGLLAVAGVQACYFAALSRIPVGVALLIEYLAPALVLGWVRFVQRRPVTRAAALGVVLAAGGLACVVEVWSGLRFDALGLLLALGAACCQVGYFVLSDSGGDAGERAPDPLGVIAYGLLVGAAVLTLVARPWTMDRSVLTGTAHLDGTPVPALALLVWIVLVATVAAYVTGVLSVRRLSPQVAGVVACLEAVIATVLAWVLLGEHLSLPQVAGGAVVLLGAFIAQSSAPAGGTPAPAAEGGAERELSARGTAA, from the coding sequence GTGCGTACGTCCGGAAACAGTGGGAGCGGCCGGAGCGCCGGCCTGGGCCTCGCGCTGGTCTCGGCCCTGGCCTTCGGCGGGTCGGGAGTCGCGGCCAAGCCGCTGATCGAGGCGGGCCTGGACCCGCTGCACGTCGTCTGGCTCCGGGCGACCGGCGCCGCCCTGGTGATGCTGCCCCTCGCCGTACGGCACCGCGCGCTGCTCCGGCACCGCCCGGCGCTGCTCGCCGGGTTCGGGCTGCTCGCGGTGGCCGGGGTGCAGGCGTGCTACTTCGCCGCGCTCTCCCGTATCCCGGTCGGGGTCGCGCTGCTGATCGAGTATCTGGCCCCGGCGCTGGTGCTGGGCTGGGTGCGGTTCGTGCAGCGGCGGCCGGTGACCAGGGCGGCCGCGCTCGGTGTGGTCCTCGCGGCCGGCGGGCTCGCCTGCGTGGTCGAGGTGTGGTCCGGGCTGCGCTTCGACGCGCTCGGCCTCTTGCTCGCGCTCGGGGCCGCCTGCTGCCAGGTCGGCTACTTCGTCCTGTCCGACTCGGGCGGCGACGCGGGGGAGCGGGCCCCCGATCCGCTCGGCGTGATCGCGTACGGCCTGCTGGTCGGCGCCGCCGTGCTCACCCTCGTCGCGCGGCCCTGGACCATGGACCGCTCGGTGCTGACCGGCACCGCGCACCTCGACGGCACCCCGGTGCCCGCGCTCGCGCTGCTCGTCTGGATCGTGCTCGTGGCCACGGTCGCCGCCTACGTCACCGGGGTGCTGTCGGTACGGCGGCTGTCGCCGCAGGTCGCCGGGGTCGTCGCGTGCCTGGAGGCGGTCATCGCCACGGTGCTGGCCTGGGTACTGCTCGGCGAGCATCTGTCGCTGCCCCAGGTGGCCGGCGGCGCGGTCGTCCTCCTCGGGGCGTTCATCGCGCAGTCCTCGGCGCCGGCCGGGGGTACCCCCGCCCCGGCCGCGGAGGGCGGTGCGGAACGGGAGCTGTCGGCGCGGGGGACCGCCGCCTAG
- a CDS encoding Clp protease N-terminal domain-containing protein: MEPRTAGRTAPDEGGAGAPDDTGLDATLAAVVAGARRRAVRDGDRQIDTAHLLHSLLDADPEARSAIGPQLIRLLGYLVQRSIGYGLGWQRVAEGGGTPGAVPRPVRGDGTFEGPERWSPLAAEAMREARRRATRRGGHHAGGLDLLAALATDPRSRAVEVLEHAGIPAGVLAAGKAPRGAGG; encoded by the coding sequence GTGGAACCCCGTACAGCCGGTCGGACCGCACCCGACGAGGGCGGCGCCGGCGCTCCGGACGACACCGGACTCGACGCGACGCTCGCCGCGGTCGTCGCCGGTGCGCGCCGCCGCGCCGTGCGGGACGGCGACCGGCAGATCGACACCGCCCACCTGCTGCACTCGCTCCTGGACGCGGACCCCGAGGCCCGCTCCGCCATCGGCCCCCAACTGATCCGGCTGCTCGGCTACTTGGTGCAGCGCAGTATCGGCTACGGGCTCGGCTGGCAACGGGTGGCGGAGGGCGGCGGCACACCGGGTGCCGTGCCCAGACCCGTGCGGGGCGACGGCACCTTCGAGGGGCCCGAGCGCTGGTCGCCCCTCGCGGCCGAGGCCATGCGGGAGGCCCGGCGCCGCGCAACGCGCCGGGGCGGGCACCACGCCGGCGGCCTCGATCTGCTCGCCGCCCTGGCCACCGACCCGCGCTCCCGCGCCGTCGAGGTGCTGGAGCACGCCGGAATCCCGGCGGGCGTCCTGGCCGCCGGGAAGGCGCCGCGCGGAGCGGGCGGCTGA
- a CDS encoding PadR family transcriptional regulator, which translates to MHGHGFHRGHWGAGPGGHGRPGFEGERGAFGPFGPGGPGFGGPMFGGPGFGGGRGRGGPRGRARRGDVRASILALLKDRPMHGYEMIQEIAERSGGAWKPSPGSVYPTLQLLEDESLIASASEGGKKLFALTEAGRTAAEEGPDAPWEEATRGVDWEALSEIRQAGSGLMEAFGQVWKTGTKEQREKALAVLNDARKKLYLILADED; encoded by the coding sequence ATGCACGGTCATGGATTTCACCGAGGGCACTGGGGTGCCGGTCCGGGTGGGCATGGTCGGCCGGGGTTCGAGGGGGAGCGGGGGGCGTTCGGGCCCTTCGGGCCGGGGGGACCTGGGTTCGGCGGGCCGATGTTCGGCGGGCCCGGGTTCGGGGGTGGTCGTGGGCGCGGTGGGCCGAGGGGGAGGGCGCGGCGCGGTGACGTGCGGGCCTCGATCCTGGCGTTGCTCAAGGACCGCCCGATGCACGGCTACGAGATGATCCAGGAGATCGCCGAGCGCAGTGGCGGCGCGTGGAAGCCGAGCCCCGGCTCGGTCTACCCCACGCTGCAGCTGCTGGAGGACGAGAGCCTGATCGCCAGCGCGAGCGAGGGCGGCAAGAAGCTGTTCGCGCTCACCGAGGCCGGCCGTACCGCCGCCGAGGAGGGGCCGGACGCCCCCTGGGAGGAAGCCACGCGAGGTGTCGACTGGGAGGCGCTCAGCGAGATCCGTCAGGCCGGGTCCGGTCTGATGGAAGCCTTCGGGCAGGTCTGGAAGACCGGCACCAAGGAGCAGCGGGAGAAGGCGCTGGCCGTCCTCAACGACGCCCGCAAGAAGCTGTACCTCATCCTCGCCGACGAGGACTGA
- a CDS encoding class I SAM-dependent methyltransferase has translation MWATAVGVAKVRALESERENALFRDPLARAFATAGGLWPSSPPPHDDEAARRRRLAVSFSIVIRTKFLDDLLEEASASGVRQVVLLGAGMDSRAFRIDWPEGTRLFEVDTATPLDFKASVLRQEGAVPRCERITVAVDLREDWPEALAAAGHDPAAPTVWIAEGLLIYLPEDAVELLLARIGARSAAGSRMGLTLGSRGVIERFGADAVPGSAASLWVSEMPDDPVGWLAGHGWKADSHTLRERAAAYGRPITTPPQREERPGGLVSAVRG, from the coding sequence GTGTGGGCCACGGCGGTGGGGGTGGCCAAGGTGCGGGCGCTGGAGAGCGAGCGGGAGAACGCCCTGTTCCGCGACCCGCTGGCACGGGCCTTCGCCACCGCCGGTGGCCTGTGGCCCTCCTCGCCGCCGCCGCACGACGACGAGGCCGCGCGCCGCCGCCGGCTGGCCGTGTCGTTCTCCATCGTCATCAGGACCAAGTTCCTCGACGACCTGTTGGAGGAGGCCTCCGCGTCCGGAGTCCGGCAGGTCGTGCTGCTCGGCGCCGGCATGGACAGCCGGGCCTTCCGGATCGACTGGCCCGAGGGCACCCGGCTGTTCGAGGTCGACACCGCCACACCCCTGGACTTCAAGGCTTCGGTGCTGCGCCAGGAGGGCGCCGTCCCACGCTGCGAGCGGATCACCGTCGCGGTGGATCTGCGCGAGGACTGGCCGGAGGCGCTGGCCGCCGCGGGGCACGACCCGGCGGCGCCGACCGTGTGGATCGCCGAGGGACTGCTGATCTATCTGCCCGAGGACGCGGTGGAACTGCTGCTGGCCCGGATCGGCGCGCGGTCGGCGGCAGGCAGCCGGATGGGGCTGACACTGGGCTCGCGTGGCGTGATCGAGCGCTTCGGTGCGGACGCGGTGCCGGGGTCGGCCGCCTCCCTGTGGGTCTCGGAGATGCCCGACGACCCGGTGGGCTGGCTGGCCGGGCACGGCTGGAAGGCCGACAGCCACACCCTGCGCGAGCGCGCTGCCGCCTACGGCCGCCCGATCACCACCCCGCCGCAGCGCGAGGAACGTCCCGGCGGACTCGTCTCGGCCGTCCGCGGGTAG
- a CDS encoding VOC family protein: protein MTTRLVQISMKAADKSALGRFWAEALGWEVTGDTADETNVEPGGVTYPSPEAVCIDVLTVPVPKTVKNRVHLDLATTSEAHQAELVSRLRELGATPVDIGQGDVPWTVLADPEGNEFCVLEPRELYRDTGPVAAVVVDCADPRAMARFWGEAMDWNVHEVTDDVARLRSAKAVGPYLEFIRTPDAKTGLNRVHFDLRPYPGDDQAAEAARLRALGATDLDFGQGDVSWTVLTDPEGNEFCLLVPL from the coding sequence ATGACGACACGTCTGGTGCAGATCTCGATGAAGGCCGCGGACAAGTCGGCGCTCGGGCGGTTCTGGGCGGAGGCGCTCGGGTGGGAGGTCACAGGGGACACGGCCGACGAGACGAATGTCGAGCCCGGGGGCGTCACGTACCCCTCCCCCGAGGCCGTCTGCATCGACGTGCTCACCGTCCCGGTCCCCAAGACGGTGAAGAACCGCGTCCATCTCGACCTCGCCACCACCTCCGAGGCCCACCAGGCGGAACTGGTGTCCCGGCTGCGGGAGTTGGGTGCCACGCCCGTCGACATCGGCCAGGGCGACGTCCCCTGGACCGTCCTCGCAGACCCGGAGGGCAACGAGTTCTGCGTGCTGGAGCCCCGGGAGCTGTACCGGGACACCGGCCCCGTGGCCGCGGTGGTCGTCGACTGCGCGGACCCGCGCGCCATGGCCCGGTTCTGGGGCGAGGCGATGGACTGGAACGTGCACGAGGTCACCGACGACGTCGCCCGCCTCCGCTCCGCCAAGGCCGTCGGCCCCTACCTGGAGTTCATCCGCACCCCGGACGCGAAGACCGGCCTGAACCGCGTCCACTTCGACCTCCGCCCCTACCCCGGCGACGACCAGGCCGCCGAGGCCGCCCGCCTCCGCGCGCTGGGCGCCACCGACCTCGACTTCGGCCAGGGCGACGTCTCCTGGACCGTCCTCACCGACCCGGAGGGCAACGAGTTCTGCCTGCTGGTCCCGCTGTAG
- a CDS encoding DinB family protein: protein MTTLDPKADLLRYLRSAREALLWKLDGLSEYDARRPLTPTGTNLLGLVKHAAGVELGYLGDTFGRPSAEPLPWLAEGAEVNADMWAGAEESRADIVELYRRAWAHADATIEALPLDTVGRVPWWPSGRDEMTLHHAVVRVLADTQRHAGHADIVRELVDGATGMDRENTSMPSDDPVWWVVHRARVERAARDA from the coding sequence ATGACCACCCTTGATCCCAAGGCCGACCTGCTCCGCTATCTGCGGTCCGCCCGGGAAGCACTGCTCTGGAAGCTCGACGGGCTCTCGGAGTACGACGCCCGGCGCCCCCTCACCCCGACCGGCACCAACCTGCTGGGGCTGGTGAAGCACGCGGCCGGGGTCGAACTGGGGTATCTCGGGGACACCTTCGGACGGCCCTCGGCCGAGCCGTTGCCGTGGCTCGCGGAGGGCGCCGAGGTCAACGCGGACATGTGGGCCGGCGCCGAGGAGTCGCGCGCGGACATCGTGGAGCTGTACCGGCGCGCCTGGGCGCACGCGGACGCGACGATCGAGGCGCTCCCGCTGGACACCGTCGGCCGGGTGCCCTGGTGGCCGAGCGGCCGGGACGAGATGACCCTGCACCACGCCGTCGTACGCGTCCTCGCCGACACCCAGCGGCACGCCGGGCACGCGGACATCGTCCGGGAACTGGTGGACGGCGCGACCGGGATGGACCGGGAGAACACCAGCATGCCGTCGGACGACCCCGTCTGGTGGGTGGTGCACCGGGCACGCGTGGAGCGCGCGGCGCGGGACGCGTGA
- the nadE gene encoding ammonia-dependent NAD(+) synthetase, with amino-acid sequence MTDLAPTPQQMEIARELQVPESFDAEREIERRTAFLAERLTSTGLRSLVLGISGGVDSTTAGRLCQLAVERARAAGHEATFYAMRLPYGVQADEADAQLALGFIRPDRTLTVDIRPASDAALDAVVAGGIDFRDAHHQDFVQGNIKARQRMIAQYAVAGAQDGLVVGTDHAAEAVSGFFTKYGDGAADVVPLTGLTKRRVRAVAEALGAPAELIWKTPTADLETLDPGKADETALGVTYDDIDDLLEGKPVSDPAYTTIVTRYRHTEHKRQLPLAP; translated from the coding sequence ATGACCGACCTGGCCCCCACGCCGCAGCAGATGGAGATCGCCCGCGAGCTCCAGGTGCCCGAGTCCTTCGACGCGGAGCGGGAGATCGAGCGCCGGACCGCCTTCCTCGCCGAGCGCCTGACCTCCACGGGCCTGCGTTCCCTGGTGCTCGGGATCAGCGGCGGGGTGGACTCGACCACGGCGGGCCGCCTGTGCCAGCTCGCCGTCGAGCGGGCCCGCGCGGCCGGCCACGAGGCGACCTTCTACGCGATGCGGCTGCCGTACGGCGTCCAGGCCGACGAGGCCGACGCCCAGCTCGCGCTCGGCTTCATCCGCCCCGACCGCACCCTGACCGTCGACATCCGCCCCGCGAGCGACGCCGCGCTGGACGCGGTCGTGGCCGGCGGCATCGACTTCCGCGACGCGCACCACCAGGACTTCGTGCAGGGCAACATCAAGGCCCGCCAGCGCATGATCGCCCAGTACGCGGTGGCCGGCGCCCAGGACGGCCTGGTCGTCGGCACCGACCACGCGGCGGAGGCGGTCTCCGGCTTCTTCACCAAGTACGGCGACGGCGCGGCCGACGTCGTCCCCCTCACCGGCCTCACCAAGCGCCGGGTCCGCGCGGTGGCCGAGGCCCTCGGCGCCCCCGCCGAGCTGATCTGGAAGACCCCCACCGCCGACCTCGAGACCCTCGACCCCGGCAAGGCCGACGAGACCGCCCTCGGCGTCACCTACGACGACATCGACGACCTCCTGGAAGGCAAGCCGGTCTCCGACCCCGCCTACACCACGATCGTCACCCGCTACCGGCACACCGAACACAAGCGGCAGCTCCCGCTGGCTCCCTAG
- a CDS encoding PhzF family phenazine biosynthesis protein — protein MRIRIVDAFADRPFTGNPAGVLLLDDPFPDDDWLQRVAAEVNHSETAFAHRLPEGGEADWALRWFTPVTEVAMCGHATLATAHVLYATGTHEGLVRFATRSGVVIATPHEDGEITLDFPTAPLTEVAAPAGLADALGAEPVAVFDTGPDVGDLLVELADEKTVLELTPDHRELGGCSSRGVIVTARAEDPTLGSDYVSRCFFPNVGIDEDPVTGSAHTALAPYWSARLDRDDLTGLQASRRTGLIHTGLRGTRTLLRGRAVTVIDGELLA, from the coding sequence ATGCGCATCCGAATCGTCGACGCCTTCGCCGACCGCCCCTTCACCGGGAACCCCGCCGGGGTCCTGCTCCTGGACGACCCGTTCCCGGACGACGACTGGCTCCAGCGGGTGGCCGCCGAGGTCAACCACTCCGAGACGGCCTTCGCCCACCGGCTGCCCGAGGGCGGGGAAGCGGACTGGGCGCTGCGGTGGTTCACCCCGGTCACGGAGGTGGCGATGTGCGGGCACGCCACGCTGGCCACCGCGCACGTGCTGTACGCCACCGGCACCCATGAGGGCCTCGTACGGTTCGCCACCCGCAGCGGGGTCGTCATCGCGACGCCGCACGAGGACGGGGAGATCACGCTGGACTTCCCCACCGCCCCGCTGACCGAGGTCGCGGCCCCGGCGGGGCTCGCCGACGCGCTGGGCGCGGAGCCGGTGGCCGTGTTCGACACCGGGCCGGACGTCGGTGACCTGCTGGTGGAACTGGCCGACGAGAAGACCGTGCTGGAGCTGACCCCGGACCACCGGGAACTCGGCGGCTGCTCCAGCCGGGGCGTGATCGTGACCGCCCGCGCCGAGGACCCCACCCTGGGCTCGGACTACGTCTCCCGCTGCTTCTTCCCCAACGTCGGCATCGACGAGGACCCGGTGACCGGCAGCGCCCACACCGCGCTCGCCCCCTACTGGTCCGCCCGCCTGGACCGCGACGACCTCACCGGCCTCCAGGCGTCCCGCCGCACCGGCCTGATCCACACCGGCCTGCGCGGCACCCGAACCCTCCTCCGGGGCCGCGCGGTCACCGTCATCGACGGCGAACTCCTCGCCTAG
- a CDS encoding CPBP family intramembrane glutamic endopeptidase, with protein MAWQQPSRRMLRDETLIVLALSLGASGVSALISFIGSVTKPGGLKDQAATLNASAAPGRPWLDLAWQLFGIASALVPVVLVAYLLCREGESLRVIGFDRGRPWSDLARGAAVAAVIGSTGIAFYLAARGLGFNLTVVPEALPDVWWKYPVLVLSAVQNAVLEEVIVVGYLLRRLGQLGWSPGTALVASAVLRGSYHLYQGIGGFIGNLVMGVVFVWLYRRWGRVGPLVVAHSLLDIGAFVGYALLAGKVGWLPTP; from the coding sequence ATGGCATGGCAGCAGCCCTCCCGGCGGATGCTGCGGGACGAGACGCTGATCGTGCTGGCGCTCTCGCTCGGGGCGAGCGGGGTGTCCGCGCTCATCAGCTTCATCGGCTCGGTCACCAAGCCCGGAGGGCTCAAGGACCAGGCGGCCACGCTCAACGCCTCGGCCGCGCCCGGCCGGCCCTGGCTCGACCTGGCCTGGCAGCTGTTCGGGATCGCGTCCGCGCTGGTGCCGGTGGTGCTGGTCGCGTATCTGCTGTGCCGGGAGGGCGAGAGCCTGCGCGTGATCGGCTTCGACCGGGGGCGGCCCTGGTCCGACCTGGCACGGGGTGCCGCCGTCGCCGCCGTGATCGGCAGTACCGGGATCGCCTTCTACCTGGCGGCACGCGGACTCGGCTTCAACCTCACCGTGGTGCCCGAGGCGCTGCCCGACGTGTGGTGGAAGTACCCGGTGCTGGTGCTGTCCGCGGTGCAGAACGCGGTGCTCGAAGAGGTCATCGTCGTCGGCTATCTGCTGCGCAGGCTGGGCCAGTTGGGCTGGAGCCCGGGGACCGCGCTGGTGGCCAGCGCGGTCCTGCGGGGCTCGTACCACCTCTACCAGGGCATCGGCGGCTTCATCGGCAACCTGGTGATGGGCGTGGTCTTCGTCTGGCTCTACCGCCGCTGGGGCCGCGTCGGCCCGCTGGTCGTCGCCCACTCCTTGCTCGACATCGGCGCCTTCGTGGGGTACGCGCTGCTGGCGGGCAAGGTGGGCTGGCTGCCGACTCCCTGA
- a CDS encoding glutamate--cysteine ligase, with protein MGEKVVAGPFDLSDRQRYREKLQKCLAGLERLLAEKRFDRPKNLMGLEIELNLAGPDGMPRMLNGEVLERIASRDFQTELAMFNLEVNIAPHRLGDRVFDRLAEELRTSLAYADRKAGEVDAGIVMTGILPTLGRDDLVSSNLSEVDRYALLNDQIVAARGEDFRLDIEGVEHLRCTSRSIVPEAACTSVQLHLQVTPDRFADVWNAAQAASAAQIAVGANSPFLFGHELWRESRPPLFLQATDTRPPELQAQGVRPRTWFGERWITGALDLFEENLRYFAPLLPICDDEEPLEIIDAGGVPKLAELVLHNGTVYRWNRPVYDIADGVPHLRVENRVLPAGPTITDVIANAAFYYGLVRALAEESRPVWSRLPFEAAEANFDAACRYGIDARFTWPRRGRYGGTAEVDAVTLVRDELLPMAAAGLDAWGIEAADRDFYLGVIEERCRKRVNGASWQAATFHRALEKGHSRQEALAATTRRYAELMHAGEPVHTWPVGLPEPVPLG; from the coding sequence ATGGGGGAGAAGGTCGTGGCAGGCCCGTTCGACCTGTCCGATCGCCAGCGCTACCGCGAAAAGCTCCAGAAGTGCCTGGCGGGACTGGAGCGGCTGCTGGCCGAGAAACGGTTCGACCGTCCCAAGAACCTGATGGGACTGGAGATCGAATTGAATCTCGCCGGCCCCGACGGTATGCCGAGAATGCTGAACGGCGAGGTACTGGAGCGGATCGCCAGCCGCGATTTCCAGACCGAGCTCGCCATGTTCAATCTGGAGGTCAACATAGCCCCACATCGGCTGGGCGACCGGGTATTCGACCGGCTCGCGGAGGAGCTGCGCACCTCCCTCGCCTACGCCGACCGCAAGGCGGGCGAGGTGGACGCCGGAATCGTGATGACCGGCATCCTGCCCACGCTCGGCCGGGACGACCTGGTCTCGTCCAACCTCTCCGAGGTGGACCGGTACGCCCTCCTCAACGACCAGATCGTGGCCGCGCGCGGTGAGGACTTCCGGCTCGACATCGAGGGCGTGGAGCATCTGCGCTGCACGTCGCGCTCCATCGTCCCCGAGGCGGCCTGCACCTCCGTGCAGCTCCATCTCCAGGTGACGCCCGACCGGTTCGCCGACGTGTGGAACGCGGCGCAGGCGGCCTCGGCCGCGCAGATCGCGGTCGGCGCCAACTCGCCGTTCCTGTTCGGGCACGAGCTGTGGCGCGAGTCCCGGCCGCCGCTCTTCCTCCAGGCCACCGACACCCGCCCGCCCGAGCTCCAGGCCCAGGGCGTGCGGCCGCGCACCTGGTTCGGCGAGCGGTGGATCACTGGCGCCCTCGACCTGTTCGAGGAGAACCTGCGCTACTTCGCGCCCCTGCTGCCGATCTGCGACGACGAGGAGCCGCTGGAGATCATCGACGCCGGCGGTGTGCCCAAGCTGGCCGAACTGGTCCTGCACAACGGCACGGTGTACCGCTGGAACCGTCCCGTCTACGACATCGCCGACGGCGTACCCCACCTCCGGGTGGAGAACCGGGTGCTGCCCGCCGGGCCCACCATCACCGACGTGATCGCCAACGCGGCCTTCTACTACGGGCTGGTGCGCGCGCTCGCCGAGGAGTCCCGCCCGGTATGGTCCCGGCTGCCCTTCGAGGCCGCCGAGGCCAACTTCGACGCGGCCTGCCGGTACGGCATCGACGCCCGCTTCACCTGGCCCCGGCGCGGCCGCTACGGCGGTACGGCCGAGGTCGACGCGGTCACCCTGGTCCGCGACGAGCTGCTTCCCATGGCCGCCGCGGGGCTGGACGCGTGGGGGATCGAGGCGGCCGACCGGGACTTCTACCTCGGGGTCATCGAGGAGCGGTGCCGCAAGCGGGTCAACGGCGCCTCTTGGCAGGCGGCCACCTTCCACCGGGCGCTGGAGAAGGGACACAGCCGTCAGGAGGCGCTCGCCGCGACGACGCGCCGGTACGCCGAGCTGATGCACGCCGGGGAACCGGTGCACACCTGGCCGGTGGGGCTGCCGGAGCCGGTGCCGCTGGGCTGA
- a CDS encoding DUF5999 family protein, with amino-acid sequence MCQHQPTCPPAESADRESARLVAHHPEQGWSLLCNGVLLFEDTGELLPDGRVIAPHRPLGALMTAA; translated from the coding sequence ATGTGCCAGCATCAACCGACCTGCCCGCCAGCCGAGTCCGCCGACCGCGAGTCGGCCCGTCTCGTGGCGCACCACCCGGAACAGGGGTGGAGTCTGCTGTGCAACGGCGTTCTGCTCTTCGAGGACACCGGTGAGCTGCTGCCCGACGGCCGGGTCATCGCCCCCCACCGCCCGCTCGGCGCGCTCATGACCGCCGCCTGA